Proteins encoded together in one Pontiella desulfatans window:
- a CDS encoding carbohydrate kinase family protein, producing MKTKKNIVGIGELLWDLFPTGARLGGAPLNFCYHCKQLGAQGIPVSAVGKDQLGGDIREILASKNIPDEFVAETPGLPTGTVDVQLDENGKPVYEIKQPVAWDSIPWSDALVQLAEKTDAVCFGSLAQRNEGSRKTIRGFLQAMKPDALKIYDINLRQDFYSKEIVADSLELCNVLKLSDEELPVVARMFALSGKVEEQLLTLVERFDLQMIAYTRGPDGSLLATMNEISDQPGYPGKAINSVGAGDSFSAALCMSLLAGRTIDEINDHALQVSTYVCMQDSATPELPENVKNGTKYA from the coding sequence TTGAAAACGAAAAAAAATATTGTGGGAATCGGGGAACTGCTTTGGGATTTATTCCCGACGGGGGCTCGTTTGGGGGGTGCTCCGCTGAACTTCTGTTATCACTGCAAGCAACTTGGAGCACAGGGCATCCCGGTTAGCGCAGTGGGCAAGGATCAGCTGGGTGGGGATATCAGAGAAATTCTGGCGTCGAAAAACATTCCGGATGAGTTCGTTGCGGAAACGCCCGGTCTGCCTACCGGAACGGTTGATGTCCAGTTGGATGAAAACGGTAAACCGGTTTACGAAATCAAGCAGCCGGTCGCATGGGATTCCATTCCCTGGTCGGATGCTCTGGTCCAGCTGGCTGAAAAAACAGACGCGGTCTGTTTTGGCTCGCTCGCCCAGCGCAATGAGGGATCCCGCAAAACCATTAGGGGTTTTCTGCAGGCCATGAAACCGGATGCTCTGAAAATCTATGATATCAATCTCCGCCAGGATTTTTATTCGAAGGAAATCGTGGCGGATTCCCTAGAGTTGTGCAATGTGCTCAAGTTAAGCGATGAAGAACTGCCGGTGGTCGCCCGGATGTTTGCCTTGTCCGGTAAGGTTGAAGAGCAGTTGTTGACGCTGGTTGAGCGTTTTGATTTGCAGATGATTGCCTATACCCGCGGGCCTGACGGCAGCCTTCTGGCAACCATGAACGAAATCAGTGATCAGCCTGGATATCCGGGCAAGGCGATTAATAGTGTCGGAGCTGGAGATTCTTTCAGTGCAGCCTTGTGCATGAGCCTGCTGGCGGGACGCACGATCGATGAAATTAACGACCATGCGCTCCAGGTGTCGACCTATGTTTGCATGCAGGACAGTGCAACACCGGAACTCCCGGAGAATGTAAAGAACGGAACAAAATATGCATAA
- a CDS encoding sugar porter family MFS transporter: MHNKKLFIWALTSALAGFLFGFDTVVISGAEQTIQTLWGLNATVHGLAISMALWGTVIGSMVGGWPTEKFGRKTTLTWIGILYFVSAVGSAFAPEVYSFMVARFIGGLGVGISTVAAPLYISEIAPAKDRGKLAGMFQFNIVFGILIAFLSNALLANVGEHSWRWMLGVEAIPALIYSIMCFGLPESPRWLITHGGNRQGGMDVFRRINPELTDGELESLADEVAASVAKVDHAEKFFAPRLMKPITLAFLIAFFNQLSGINAILYFAPRIFKMTGLEESAALLQSVGIGVTNLVFTFVGLWLIDRLGRRTLLYIGSFGYIASLGLCAWAFSTENFAIVPACIFAFIAAHAIGQGAVIWVFISEIFPNRNRAAGQSLGSFTHWIFAALLTLFFPKMVEAFAPAAVFGFFCFMMILQLVWVKFMVPETKGVSLEEMQEKLGIR; this comes from the coding sequence ATGCATAATAAAAAACTATTCATCTGGGCGCTGACATCCGCACTGGCGGGATTCCTGTTCGGCTTCGATACCGTCGTGATTTCCGGCGCAGAGCAGACCATTCAAACCCTATGGGGATTGAATGCCACGGTGCATGGCCTGGCCATCAGCATGGCGCTTTGGGGCACGGTGATCGGCTCGATGGTCGGGGGCTGGCCAACGGAAAAATTCGGGCGGAAAACGACGCTGACCTGGATCGGTATTCTCTATTTTGTTTCGGCGGTCGGCTCGGCCTTCGCGCCGGAGGTCTACTCCTTCATGGTTGCCCGTTTTATCGGGGGGCTGGGTGTCGGGATCTCAACGGTAGCCGCGCCGCTTTATATCTCCGAGATTGCGCCGGCGAAAGACCGGGGCAAGCTAGCGGGCATGTTCCAGTTTAATATCGTTTTCGGTATTCTGATTGCGTTCCTCTCCAATGCCTTGCTGGCGAACGTGGGCGAACACTCCTGGCGCTGGATGCTGGGGGTTGAGGCGATTCCGGCGCTGATCTATTCGATCATGTGTTTCGGCCTGCCGGAAAGTCCGCGCTGGCTGATCACGCATGGCGGCAACCGCCAAGGCGGAATGGATGTATTCCGCCGCATCAACCCGGAGCTGACCGACGGGGAACTCGAATCCCTGGCTGACGAGGTTGCGGCTTCTGTTGCGAAGGTGGACCACGCTGAAAAATTCTTTGCACCGCGCCTGATGAAGCCCATTACACTGGCGTTCCTGATTGCGTTCTTCAACCAGCTCTCCGGCATCAATGCGATCCTCTATTTTGCTCCCCGTATTTTTAAAATGACGGGGCTGGAAGAATCTGCCGCGCTGTTGCAGTCGGTCGGGATCGGTGTAACGAATCTGGTCTTTACCTTTGTGGGTCTCTGGCTGATCGACCGGTTGGGTCGGCGGACGCTGCTGTATATTGGGTCGTTCGGCTACATCGCTTCCCTGGGGCTTTGCGCCTGGGCGTTCTCCACGGAAAACTTTGCCATCGTTCCCGCGTGCATCTTTGCCTTCATTGCAGCGCATGCGATCGGGCAGGGAGCGGTGATCTGGGTGTTTATCAGCGAAATTTTTCCGAACCGCAACCGGGCGGCCGGTCAATCGCTGGGCAGTTTCACGCACTGGATCTTTGCGGCGTTGCTGACGCTGTTTTTCCCGAAAATGGTGGAGGCCTTTGCTCCCGCCGCCGTATTTGGTTTCTTCTGTTTCATGATGATCCTGCAACTGGTCTGGGTGAAGTTTATGGTGCCGGAAACCAAGGGCGTCTCGCTTGAAGAGATGCAGGAAAAACTCGGTATCCGATAA
- a CDS encoding type II toxin-antitoxin system HipA family toxin, translated as MKTLIVYFHSQRIGTLTQDSIGKYAFQYDSEWTSDPSAHPLSQSLPLREEAYEEKECAGYFGGLLPEDFNRDLIARNIGITAGNDYAMLKVLGGECAGAVTILDPEQEITIREHSYHPVSQEELETILDTLPHKPLLAGEAEVRLSLAGAQNKLAVYHDKNGFALPLHESPSTHILKPQVKGFPGLVENEVYCMQLARKAGLPVATVEAVQTGPHRCLMIERYDRVGEGSGLRRLHQEDFCQAMGIVSRYKYQNEGGPTLEQCFQLARKSSSRPAKDLITLFEAVLFNYLIGNNDAHGKNFSLIYRPSDDQLRIELAPLYDLVSTAAYPDLSPRMAMKIGSKYNPADLRLRHWEAFWKTVGFSPKQALGQTQNFLERIDQLLPDSATCEMDEKIQATIQKRHLILTRMLTT; from the coding sequence ATGAAAACGCTGATTGTATATTTTCACAGCCAAAGAATCGGCACTCTGACTCAGGACTCCATTGGAAAATATGCTTTCCAATATGACTCGGAATGGACCAGCGACCCGTCTGCACATCCCCTTTCACAATCCCTACCCCTGCGCGAGGAAGCCTATGAGGAGAAGGAATGCGCGGGATATTTCGGCGGTCTGCTGCCGGAAGACTTCAACCGTGATCTGATTGCCCGCAACATTGGCATCACGGCCGGAAATGATTACGCCATGCTGAAAGTGCTCGGCGGTGAATGCGCCGGTGCCGTAACCATTCTGGATCCCGAGCAGGAAATAACGATCCGGGAACACAGCTACCATCCTGTCTCACAGGAAGAACTCGAGACGATTCTCGACACCCTGCCCCACAAGCCGCTTCTGGCCGGGGAAGCAGAAGTTCGCCTGTCCCTGGCCGGCGCCCAGAACAAGCTGGCCGTGTATCACGACAAAAACGGATTTGCCCTGCCCCTCCATGAATCCCCGAGCACCCATATCCTGAAACCGCAAGTCAAAGGATTCCCCGGTCTGGTTGAAAATGAAGTCTATTGCATGCAGTTGGCCCGCAAGGCCGGCCTGCCGGTTGCAACCGTTGAAGCAGTCCAGACCGGACCGCACCGATGCCTGATGATTGAGCGTTACGATCGCGTTGGTGAAGGCTCCGGGCTGCGACGCCTACATCAGGAGGACTTCTGCCAAGCCATGGGTATTGTCAGCAGGTATAAATATCAAAATGAAGGCGGCCCAACCCTCGAGCAATGTTTTCAGCTTGCGCGTAAATCTTCTTCCCGGCCAGCCAAGGATCTGATCACTCTGTTTGAAGCCGTACTTTTCAACTACCTGATCGGCAACAACGATGCACACGGAAAAAACTTTTCGCTGATCTATCGCCCCTCTGACGATCAGCTTCGGATTGAACTGGCCCCGTTATATGATCTGGTCAGCACAGCGGCCTACCCCGATCTGTCGCCGAGAATGGCCATGAAGATCGGTAGCAAATATAATCCGGCCGATCTCCGCTTACGACATTGGGAAGCCTTTTGGAAAACAGTCGGGTTTTCGCCCAAACAGGCGCTCGGGCAAACACAAAACTTTCTGGAACGGATTGATCAGCTTCTGCCGGATTCAGCGACCTGCGAAATGGACGAAAAGATACAGGCAACCATCCAGAAACGCCACCTCATCCTGACCCGCATGTTGACGACATAG
- a CDS encoding substrate-binding domain-containing protein, which produces MATKHQTIYTEIAGSIKNGTFKPGDMLPTELELCRQFNASRPTIAKAMERLVDEGAIERTAGLGTTVLSSELTEKKRIGLLIPRLGRTEIFEPIVRAMTEACNLHALELIPPPIPPESHSFEESTEYICSRFIQGKLDGVIFTPVEHIENGVQFNLSILDRLKAAEIPVVLLDRDVVKWPEQTANDLVGIDNIEAGFVVAQHLIQQGCSKLIFLTRPKPATTVRLRIMGCREALLNAGHPAEALQIVKINTQTEFTAKHLLSHDADGLICANDSTAAQALRLLVDAGVSIPGTMRVAGFDDVKYASLLSVPLTTYRQPCKEIGTAAVDAILHRIRHPETAPHRTTLQGQLIIRESTQRV; this is translated from the coding sequence ATGGCGACCAAACACCAAACCATCTACACCGAAATTGCAGGCAGCATCAAAAACGGAACCTTTAAACCGGGCGACATGCTGCCGACGGAACTGGAGTTGTGCCGGCAATTCAATGCCTCCAGGCCGACGATCGCCAAAGCGATGGAGCGCCTGGTGGATGAAGGTGCCATTGAACGGACGGCGGGTCTCGGCACCACGGTGCTTTCTTCCGAGCTGACCGAAAAAAAGAGAATCGGCCTTCTGATACCGCGCCTGGGCCGAACCGAAATCTTTGAACCGATCGTCAGGGCCATGACCGAAGCGTGCAACCTGCACGCCTTGGAATTGATCCCGCCTCCCATCCCCCCCGAATCGCACAGTTTTGAAGAAAGCACGGAATACATTTGCTCGCGGTTTATTCAGGGGAAACTCGATGGCGTCATCTTCACCCCCGTTGAACATATTGAAAACGGAGTGCAGTTTAATCTGTCCATTCTCGACCGGCTGAAGGCGGCTGAAATTCCCGTTGTTCTTCTGGATAGGGATGTTGTCAAATGGCCGGAACAAACCGCCAACGACCTGGTCGGCATCGATAATATCGAGGCCGGCTTTGTCGTCGCACAGCACCTGATACAACAGGGTTGTTCAAAATTGATCTTCCTCACGCGCCCCAAGCCGGCGACAACGGTTCGGTTGCGCATTATGGGATGCCGCGAGGCCCTGCTGAATGCGGGACACCCAGCGGAAGCCCTGCAGATTGTTAAGATCAATACCCAGACCGAGTTCACCGCAAAACATCTGCTCAGTCACGATGCGGACGGGCTGATCTGCGCCAACGATTCGACGGCAGCCCAGGCCCTCCGCCTGCTGGTCGACGCGGGTGTATCCATTCCCGGAACGATGCGGGTAGCCGGGTTCGATGATGTTAAATATGCATCCCTGCTATCCGTACCGCTTACGACCTACCGCCAACCCTGCAAGGAAATCGGAACCGCCGCGGTTGATGCCATCCTACATCGAATCAGGCACCCCGAAACCGCTCCGCACCGCACCACGCTTCAGGGGCAGCTGATTATCCGGGAGTCCACGCAACGCGTGTAA
- a CDS encoding helix-turn-helix domain-containing protein: MTVDEVGKIIRRARKAQGITQSALAMTANTAPRFISNLENGKPTCEIGKALHVLECLGISIEMKDPA; the protein is encoded by the coding sequence ATGACTGTTGATGAAGTCGGAAAAATTATTCGAAGAGCCCGTAAAGCGCAGGGCATCACTCAGAGTGCATTGGCGATGACTGCCAACACAGCGCCCCGCTTTATATCGAATCTCGAAAACGGCAAGCCGACCTGCGAAATCGGCAAGGCTCTTCACGTTCTCGAATGCCTTGGCATATCCATTGAAATGAAGGACCCGGCATGA
- a CDS encoding IS3 family transposase (programmed frameshift) produces the protein MGRKRRTFTDKFKAKVAIEAIKGVKTLAELASEYQVHPNQISDWKKQLLSNAPDLFASGKKKQAQTEEELTAPLYEEIGRLKMDVKWLKKAMSLPLSTRRSWVEPGTDYSVRRQCRLAGVPRSGFYYDPAPETPENLLLMRLIDEQYLRHPEFGYPRMTDWLRDQDYDVNHKRVARLMQLMGIQAITPGPHTSKPAPRHKIYPYLLRNVDIERVNQVWSTDITYIPMRHGYMYLTAVIDWYSRYVLAWELSSTMESTFCVDALERALTQGNPEIFNTDQGSQFTSNAFTGVLLNENITISMDGRGRALDNVFIERLWWSVKYEKIYPACYADGHALHRGLDSYFKYYNHERKHSALDKRTPAEVFMEGAVRT, from the exons ATGGGAAGAAAACGAAGAACATTCACGGACAAGTTCAAGGCCAAGGTGGCGATTGAGGCCATCAAGGGCGTGAAGACATTGGCGGAGCTGGCATCGGAATATCAGGTCCATCCGAACCAGATTTCGGATTGGAAGAAGCAGTTGCTTTCGAATGCGCCGGATCTTTTTGCATCGGGGAAAAAGAAGCAGGCTCAAACGGAAGAAGAGCTTACGGCTCCACTTTACGAAGAGATCGGGCGTCTGAAGATGGACGTGAAGTGGCTC AAAAAAGCTATGAGCCTGCCGCTTTCAACGCGCCGCAGCTGGGTGGAGCCCGGCACCGATTATTCGGTTCGGCGGCAGTGTAGGCTCGCAGGCGTCCCCAGATCGGGCTTCTACTACGACCCCGCCCCGGAAACGCCGGAGAACCTGCTTCTGATGCGTTTGATCGACGAGCAGTATCTCCGGCATCCGGAGTTCGGCTATCCACGCATGACGGACTGGTTGCGTGATCAAGACTATGATGTCAATCACAAGCGGGTCGCCCGCCTCATGCAGCTGATGGGGATTCAGGCCATCACGCCCGGTCCGCACACGAGCAAGCCCGCCCCGAGGCACAAGATCTACCCTTATTTGCTGCGCAATGTGGACATCGAACGGGTGAACCAGGTTTGGAGTACGGACATCACCTACATCCCGATGCGGCATGGATACATGTACCTGACCGCCGTAATCGACTGGTACAGCCGCTATGTGCTCGCCTGGGAGCTCTCAAGCACCATGGAGAGCACGTTCTGCGTTGATGCGCTGGAGCGTGCGCTGACGCAGGGGAATCCGGAGATATTCAACACCGACCAAGGAAGCCAGTTCACCTCGAACGCCTTCACCGGTGTCCTGTTAAACGAGAACATCACCATCAGCATGGACGGGCGAGGCCGGGCGTTGGACAACGTATTCATCGAACGACTGTGGTGGTCGGTGAAGTATGAGAAAATCTATCCCGCATGCTATGCCGACGGGCATGCGTTGCATCGGGGCCTTGACAGCTATTTTAAATATTACAACCACGAGAGGAAGCACAGCGCTCTGGACAAACGCACCCCCGCCGAGGTATTCATGGAAGGAGCAGTCAGAACATGA
- a CDS encoding helix-turn-helix transcriptional regulator, which produces MKNTTRQLVQLAMDNDPEIDPHMTKEFLALLAGKTRRRNLISLKASSAILDCCELTVRRMVKRGQIHPIRFSARRIRYDEEEILRIASQGIAEGVQND; this is translated from the coding sequence ATGAAAAACACGACAAGACAGCTCGTCCAGCTGGCGATGGACAACGATCCGGAGATCGATCCGCACATGACGAAAGAGTTTCTGGCCCTCTTGGCCGGAAAAACACGGCGTCGGAACCTAATATCACTCAAAGCGAGTTCAGCAATTTTGGACTGTTGTGAATTGACCGTCAGGCGAATGGTCAAGCGCGGTCAGATCCACCCGATCAGATTTTCTGCACGGCGGATCAGATACGACGAAGAAGAGATACTTCGCATCGCCTCTCAAGGTATCGCCGAGGGGGTACAAAATGACTGA
- a CDS encoding tyrosine-type recombinase/integrase encodes MKTTSKRSYTKRGYGRLYIRTKDGRERKPGSGFKGTYYLEYNYPTGEINPVTGKQVSKRKKVQLTFEDGSPVTTHPEAEKARERIVNQYLSGNKKERLERLKAELEVIEHDQAKAIEDANPPLTIEDAWEAYLSSHERPDSGEELLRRYKGYWNKFSGWVCAQNSEIQFLRDISTKDANQYATLLVKKKVTPNTFNKHTCFLRLLFKTLSEPARLDSNPFDKIKSKKLKTEPRRELGIEELKKVLAEATGELQTLLLIGTFTGLRIGDCCTLTWNEVDLERGLIRRVPNKTKNSKKTPVTIGLPNALLAQLGRTPKGKRKGYVLPKYSALYIFRNKDGEQTRRSLIFRETQDHFEKCGIQIHKEDTGYKLEPVTGKPGKFKKVHTGKRAVVEVGFHSLRHTYVSLQAERGTPLAVVQAVVGHGNPAMTAHYTHIGEEAALQAAKALDSGITDAEFEEVREVPRWIREKLEAMTAENWEKIRGELL; translated from the coding sequence ATGAAGACAACCAGCAAAAGAAGCTACACCAAACGAGGCTATGGCCGGCTCTACATTCGCACAAAGGATGGCAGAGAGCGGAAGCCAGGTTCCGGGTTTAAAGGAACATATTATCTGGAGTATAACTATCCTACAGGAGAAATAAACCCTGTAACGGGGAAGCAGGTAAGCAAGCGCAAGAAGGTTCAACTCACATTTGAAGATGGCTCACCTGTCACTACCCACCCAGAAGCGGAGAAGGCACGGGAGCGAATTGTAAACCAGTATCTTTCCGGCAATAAGAAGGAACGCCTCGAACGGCTCAAGGCGGAGCTAGAGGTTATTGAACACGATCAAGCCAAAGCCATTGAGGACGCTAATCCCCCGCTAACCATAGAAGATGCATGGGAGGCTTATCTTTCAAGCCATGAACGCCCCGACAGCGGAGAAGAACTTCTGCGGCGCTATAAAGGCTATTGGAACAAGTTCTCCGGCTGGGTCTGCGCGCAAAACTCCGAGATACAATTTTTGAGGGACATTTCCACAAAAGATGCGAACCAGTACGCAACCCTTCTCGTAAAGAAAAAAGTCACGCCCAACACGTTCAACAAGCACACCTGCTTCCTGAGGTTATTGTTTAAAACTCTTAGTGAACCGGCCCGGCTTGATAGCAACCCCTTTGATAAAATAAAAAGCAAGAAGCTCAAGACAGAGCCCCGCCGCGAGCTGGGCATTGAGGAGCTAAAAAAAGTGCTAGCCGAGGCAACAGGCGAACTACAAACACTGCTTTTAATCGGCACCTTCACCGGGCTGCGTATTGGCGACTGCTGCACCCTCACATGGAATGAAGTTGACCTGGAACGCGGCTTGATCCGCCGCGTTCCAAACAAAACAAAAAACAGCAAGAAGACCCCGGTTACGATTGGCTTGCCAAATGCCTTACTGGCCCAACTAGGACGCACGCCCAAGGGGAAGCGCAAGGGGTACGTGCTTCCAAAATATTCAGCTCTCTACATATTCAGAAACAAAGACGGCGAACAAACACGACGCTCACTCATATTCCGTGAGACACAGGACCATTTCGAGAAATGCGGAATTCAAATCCACAAAGAAGACACCGGCTATAAACTCGAGCCTGTCACCGGCAAGCCCGGAAAATTCAAAAAAGTGCACACCGGGAAACGCGCCGTAGTTGAAGTAGGCTTCCACTCATTGCGACACACCTATGTTTCCCTGCAGGCGGAACGAGGAACCCCTTTAGCAGTCGTGCAGGCCGTTGTTGGACACGGGAACCCGGCCATGACTGCGCACTACACCCATATTGGAGAGGAAGCCGCTCTACAGGCAGCGAAGGCCTTGGACTCCGGCATTACCGATGCGGAGTTCGAGGAGGTTCGCGAGGTGCCTAGGTGGATCAGGGAAAAACTGGAGGCGATGACGGCAGAGAACTGGGAAAAGATTAGGGGGGAGTTGCTGTGA